Sequence from the Fragaria vesca subsp. vesca linkage group LG4, FraVesHawaii_1.0, whole genome shotgun sequence genome:
TTATCCGTGCTGCAAAAAGACAGATTTTCCCCCAGGTTCTACATTGCTGCTGCTACTGACAATATGAGTCTCCAGAAAGCTCAGTTGCTAGAAGAGACTGAGGATAAGGTGGAAGAGATTTCACGGTCACAGTTCATGCAGATCTATCGAAGTAGGGAAGTGGGTCAATCTTATATAACCTCTGCTTTGACTACTTTGATTGCTACCGTTCATGCGCTTTGGCTAATGCTAAGTATCAGACCTCAAGTGGTAATATTCTTTTTTGTTTCTTTTCTTTTTCTCTACTCATTTCTATTTCATTTGCTTTCTGAATATTGTCCTAAATTAACTATTTCATGATCAATTGAAATTCCAGATTCTATGCAATGGGCCTGGGACTTGTATTCCACTTTGTGTAATTGCATTCTTATTTAAGGTTTGTGGGCATCTATTAGATTTTTTTGCTCTGTGCTGTTGTTCTTTGCATGTGATCAGTTCAGAATTTTGATTATTGGTTGATATCAAGCAGGTTGTGGGGATTAAATGGTCATCTGTGTTTTACGTTGAGAGTATAGCAAGAGTACAAAGGCTTTCCCTAAGTGGCTTGCTTCTTTACAAGTTGCGGATAGCTGATCAGTTCTTTGTCCAATGGCCACAACTACAGAGGAAATATCCCCGAGCTCACTATGTTGGCTGTCTCATGTAGTCGCTTTGATAGTTCCTAACATCCCACAAGCTTTTACAATCTACAAACCTAGTTGACAACTCAGAAACTTCACACTGATGGAACTGACGAGAATTGTGTTATACCACCCACGAGGACTGGGTAAGAACTAATCAACTGTTGTAATGGTTTTTGTGCTATACTGATTTGATAATAAATTCAGTTCACAGTGATGCCATTTTGAAATGTTAAAACTAGGCATCGGTGGCCTTTAATTGTAAGGGAAGATGCAAATCGTAAAAGGTTTCAGTGAAGAAAATAGCTAGCTGATAGTTTTCCCTTTTCACTATCTATTCGCTCAGCACCTGGTCTCTTTTAGTAAAGGAATCACTGAAATTTCTGTAACAGGTCTAGTTTTGGGGCTGGAATTGGAATTGTCAAGATAGTGCTGATAGAGATATGAAGCAAATCTCCAGATTGCCGAAACTGTTGCAATAACCTTTATTCCATTCATACTATCATTGTAGAATATTACTGCGAGAGCTGGAACAAATGGCAGGCCTGAAACACATACAATTAAAAACAGGAAACCTGAAAAATCAGTGTCCTATAAATGTCACAAAGTAGAATAGCCTCCTAGCTCAAACTCCTCCATCTCTCTCTCTTTAAACACTTCATCTCTTTGCTGACGAGAAGTCCAACTAGGGTAGCAAAGGTTGCAACTTGCAACTATAGATTCTAAGATTAACATTTCTGCACTGATGCAGTTAGGTGAACTATAATGGTGAATTGGCATTGGCTTTTTGGTTAGCTTCTTAGGCATGGCAGCCCAACCAACCTATCCATTCACTAAACACAGTTACTTTTAATG
This genomic interval carries:
- the LOC101292591 gene encoding UDP-N-acetylglucosamine transferase subunit ALG14 homolog — translated: MACIFTITAVLVSLLLILIRLLYVLYRTGKPLKTRGSAGLTPPPLSTLIILGSGGHTAEMLNLLSVLQKDRFSPRFYIAAATDNMSLQKAQLLEETEDKVEEISRSQFMQIYRSREVGQSYITSALTTLIATVHALWLMLSIRPQVILCNGPGTCIPLCVIAFLFKVVGIKWSSVFYVESIARVQRLSLSGLLLYKLRIADQFFVQWPQLQRKYPRAHYVGCLM